In Spirosoma sp. KUDC1026, the sequence CTTCGAGCACTCGAAGCTGGGGATCGACGCGTGCGTAAGAATCTTTGAGGCCTTCTTTGCCTTTACTCAAATACTTCAATTTCCACTTGCGCAGCAGCGAAGGAGATAGATTGTATTTTCGACAAGTCTCGGCATGGCCGTCACGAATGGCTTCCTGGACGATAGAATAGCGGTCATCGGGAGTAAAACTCCGCCTTAATTTGCTCATGGTATCTGAATGTAAAAGGACTAAACTGTTTTTACAATTTTGTCCAGTCATTCAGGGGGTTAAGACAAGAGATTCCGCAAATAAAAGCGCTGTACGCAGCGCACAAAGACCGGCTTACTATAAGTAGTATTTCTATCGACCAGCGTGAAGACCAGTGGAAACGGGCAATGCAGAATGAACAGATGCCCTGGAAACAGTATTTAATCCCCCGCGATACGTCCTTCGCTATGCTGGAGAGACAATATAACCTGACCGCAGTCCCCCTCTGGCTGCTGTTCGACGCTCAGAACAGATTAATTGATCAGCATTTAGGAATGGAAATGGACGAGAACGCCATTGACAAACG encodes:
- a CDS encoding TlpA family protein disulfide reductase → MSSISIDQREDQWKRAMQNEQMPWKQYLIPRDTSFAMLERQYNLTAVPLWLLFDAQNRLIDQHLGMEMDENAIDKRVAALIER
- a CDS encoding transposase — protein: MSKLRRSFTPDDRYSIVQEAIRDGHAETCRKYNLSPSLLRKWKLKYLSKGKEGLKDSYARVDPQLRVLEEENERLKRIVAKQALELEIKSELLKKTPIHSRRS